A single genomic interval of Lewinellaceae bacterium harbors:
- a CDS encoding cysteine desulfurase has protein sequence MPVTAQKGFDIKKLRSDFPLLQTNMNGKPIAFLDSAASSQKPSVVLEAMDRYYREKHANVHRGVYQLSQDATAAYENARELVRGFINAPSSKEVIFVRGCTEAINLVAATFGRRFLDAGSEVLISAMEHHSNIVPWQMACEDRGAKLKVIPVNEKGELVMEDYERLLTDKVKIVAVTHVSNTLGTINPIRDIVEKAHAKGIPVLVDGAQAIPHIQVDVQALDVDFYAFSGHKMFGPTGIGVLYGKEKWLNALPPYQGGGEMIETVTFEKTTYNELPHKFEAGTPDIAGTVGLGAAIEYIQSIGYDVIHAHEAELLDYATRQLQQVEGIRFIGTAKEKASVVSFLVDGFHPYDLGTILDKLGVAVRTGHHCTQPLMDQFCIPGTVRASLAFYNNKNDIDRLVEGVKRAVAMLG, from the coding sequence ATGCCAGTAACCGCTCAAAAAGGCTTCGATATAAAAAAACTGCGCAGCGATTTTCCCCTGTTGCAGACCAATATGAACGGCAAGCCCATCGCTTTCTTGGACAGCGCGGCTTCCAGCCAGAAGCCTTCTGTAGTGCTTGAAGCGATGGACCGATATTACCGCGAAAAGCACGCCAACGTGCACCGGGGAGTATATCAGCTCAGCCAGGATGCTACTGCCGCTTACGAAAACGCCCGCGAACTGGTGCGTGGTTTTATCAACGCGCCTTCTTCCAAAGAAGTGATATTCGTGCGCGGCTGTACCGAAGCCATCAACCTGGTAGCCGCTACCTTTGGCCGCCGCTTCCTCGATGCGGGCAGCGAGGTGTTGATCTCGGCTATGGAGCACCACAGCAACATCGTGCCCTGGCAAATGGCCTGCGAGGACAGGGGAGCCAAACTAAAGGTCATCCCCGTCAACGAAAAAGGGGAGCTGGTCATGGAAGACTACGAGCGCCTGCTGACCGACAAGGTGAAGATCGTTGCGGTTACGCATGTTTCCAATACATTGGGCACGATCAACCCCATCCGCGATATCGTAGAAAAAGCCCATGCCAAAGGCATTCCGGTGCTGGTGGACGGCGCCCAGGCCATTCCACATATACAAGTGGATGTACAAGCCCTGGATGTTGACTTTTACGCTTTTTCCGGCCACAAGATGTTCGGCCCGACGGGCATTGGCGTATTGTACGGCAAAGAAAAATGGCTCAACGCCCTGCCCCCTTACCAGGGCGGCGGCGAGATGATCGAGACGGTGACATTCGAAAAGACCACCTATAACGAGTTGCCTCATAAATTCGAGGCAGGCACGCCGGATATCGCCGGGACAGTCGGGCTGGGCGCCGCTATAGAGTACATCCAGTCCATCGGTTACGATGTTATCCACGCCCACGAAGCGGAACTGCTCGATTACGCTACCCGGCAACTGCAACAAGTGGAAGGCATTCGGTTCATCGGGACGGCAAAAGAAAAAGCCAGCGTTGTCTCCTTCCTGGTCGACGGTTTTCATCCCTACGACCTGGGCACCATCCTCGATAAATTGGGGGTAGCTGTGCGCACCGGCCACCACTGCACCCAGCCGCTGATGGACCAGTTTTGCATTCCCGGAACGGTAAGGGCCAGCCTGGCATTCTACAATAATAAAAACGACATCGACCGCCTGGTGGAAGGGGTGAAGAGGGCAGTGGCGATGTTGGGGTGA
- the sufD gene encoding Fe-S cluster assembly protein SufD, with product MPTVVQDRYAEVKARFQQLFEAQQIQLNGQASHPYHQFRQEAMKRLEGMAFPTRRDEEWKYTSVNRVLQPEYQLETPAKVNAAQLKPFLIEEMDALRLVFVNGAFREELSDIGKLPEGLTVMDLASALADARYQEMVQRQLDSLMEGQEDIFMVLNAAFARHGLFIHVAKNAVIEKPVYLIHLAAPGETPTFSSYLNIAIAEQSSEASFIEGLFELPGAEGTYFNNLVNRFRVKPNAHIHHYRLQQEGREGFLISNADVEQDGDSTFSSYAIDLGGRLVRNNLVTTLNNPGTGTNFYGVYFAKGEQHIDNHTFIDHAVPHCISNELYKGILTDKAHGVFNGKVMVRRDAQKTNAFQQNSSLVLSDKAQMDSKPQLEIFADDVRCSHGATIGQLDESAVFYLRSRGLSDDQARFMLQQAFLEEVIEFMKLEPVRAFAEQLILEKFRQD from the coding sequence ATGCCAACAGTAGTTCAAGATAGATACGCTGAAGTCAAAGCGCGCTTTCAGCAATTGTTCGAAGCGCAACAGATTCAGCTCAACGGGCAAGCGAGCCATCCCTATCACCAGTTTCGCCAGGAAGCGATGAAGCGGTTGGAAGGAATGGCATTTCCCACCCGCCGGGACGAGGAGTGGAAATACACCAGCGTCAACCGGGTGTTGCAGCCGGAATACCAACTGGAGACGCCGGCAAAAGTAAACGCTGCCCAGTTGAAGCCCTTCCTGATCGAGGAAATGGACGCCTTACGCCTGGTTTTTGTCAACGGCGCCTTCCGGGAAGAACTCTCCGACATCGGCAAGCTGCCCGAAGGCCTTACCGTCATGGACCTGGCCAGCGCCCTGGCTGATGCCCGCTACCAGGAAATGGTGCAGCGGCAGCTCGACAGCCTGATGGAGGGGCAGGAAGATATATTCATGGTGCTCAATGCCGCCTTTGCCCGCCATGGGCTATTCATTCATGTGGCAAAGAATGCGGTGATTGAAAAGCCGGTCTACCTCATCCACCTCGCGGCGCCCGGCGAAACGCCAACCTTTAGCAGTTACCTGAACATTGCCATTGCCGAACAGAGCAGCGAGGCTTCCTTCATCGAAGGCCTCTTTGAGCTGCCCGGCGCCGAAGGCACTTACTTCAACAACCTGGTGAACCGCTTCCGGGTGAAGCCCAACGCGCACATCCACCACTACCGCCTGCAGCAGGAGGGCCGCGAGGGCTTCCTCATCAGCAATGCGGATGTGGAGCAGGATGGCGACAGCACCTTTTCCTCCTACGCCATCGACCTCGGCGGTCGGCTGGTGCGCAACAACCTGGTGACGACCCTGAATAACCCAGGCACCGGCACCAATTTCTACGGCGTCTACTTCGCCAAAGGCGAGCAGCATATCGACAACCACACGTTCATCGACCACGCGGTGCCGCACTGCATCAGCAACGAATTATATAAAGGCATCCTGACCGATAAGGCCCACGGGGTCTTCAACGGCAAGGTTATGGTCCGGCGCGATGCGCAGAAGACCAATGCCTTCCAGCAAAACAGCAGCCTGGTGCTTTCCGATAAGGCCCAGATGGACAGCAAGCCGCAACTGGAGATTTTCGCCGACGACGTGCGCTGCAGCCACGGCGCCACCATCGGCCAACTGGATGAATCAGCCGTCTTTTACCTGCGCTCCCGCGGTTTGTCGGATGATCAGGCCCGGTTTATGCTGCAGCAGGCTTTCCTGGAGGAGGTCATCGAGTTTATGAAACTGGAGCCAGTGAGAGCGTTTGCCGAACAACTGATCCTGGAGAAGTTCAGGCAGGATTAA
- the sufC gene encoding Fe-S cluster assembly ATPase SufC translates to MLTIKDLKVSIEDKEILKGINLEVKPGEVHAIMGPNGSGKSTLANVLAGREEYEVTSGAVSYEGEDLLEMEVDERAHAGIFMAFQYPIEIPGVSTSNFLKSTVNAVRKARGMEELNAVQMLKLIREKINMVGMDDKLLKRSLNEGFSGGEKKRSEMLQMALLEPKLAILDETDSGLDIDALRIVAEAVNQLRSKDRSFIIVTHYQRLLEYIVPDYVHVLYNGRIVKSGDKSLALELEEKGYDWLKEAAGSVAV, encoded by the coding sequence ATGCTAACGATCAAAGACCTTAAAGTCTCTATAGAAGATAAAGAGATTCTGAAGGGCATCAACCTGGAGGTCAAGCCGGGGGAAGTGCACGCCATCATGGGGCCGAACGGCTCAGGCAAGAGTACGCTGGCCAATGTGCTGGCAGGCCGGGAAGAATATGAAGTGACGAGTGGCGCCGTATCCTATGAAGGCGAAGACCTGCTGGAAATGGAAGTCGACGAGCGGGCGCACGCCGGCATTTTCATGGCGTTTCAGTACCCTATCGAGATTCCGGGCGTGAGCACCTCCAATTTTCTGAAGAGCACCGTCAACGCGGTTCGTAAAGCGCGGGGCATGGAAGAACTCAACGCCGTGCAGATGCTGAAGCTAATCCGCGAGAAGATCAATATGGTGGGCATGGATGACAAACTCCTGAAGCGCTCGCTCAACGAAGGCTTCTCGGGCGGCGAGAAGAAAAGAAGCGAAATGCTGCAGATGGCCCTTCTGGAACCGAAGTTGGCCATCCTCGATGAAACGGATAGCGGGCTGGATATCGACGCCCTCCGGATTGTTGCCGAGGCAGTTAACCAATTGCGGAGCAAAGACCGTTCTTTTATCATCGTCACGCATTACCAGCGCCTGCTCGAATACATCGTTCCCGATTATGTGCACGTGCTTTACAATGGCCGTATCGTGAAATCAGGTGACAAGAGCCTCGCCCTGGAGCTGGAAGAAAAAGGGTACGACTGGCTCAAGGAAGCGGCTGGTTCGGTTGCAGTTTAA
- the sufB gene encoding Fe-S cluster assembly protein SufB: MSDSMQTLEEHTRSDYKYGFTSNIDSDTFPKGLSEDVVRAISAKKNEPEWLTEWRLKAYRHWLGMKEPKWPNVKYPPIDYQDIIYYSAPKPKKKLNSLDEVDPELLDTFNKLGIPLDEQKLLAGVAVDAVIDSVSVKTTYKEKLAELGIIFCSFSEAVKDHPELVKKYVGSVVPYTDNYFAALNSAVFSDGSFVYIPKGVRCPMELSTYFRINERNTGQFERTLIVAEEGSHVSYLEGCTAPMRDENQLHAAVVELVTMDNATIKYSTVQNWYPGDKEGKGGIYNFVTKRGLCKGYNSKITWTQVETGSAITWKYPSCVLMGDNSVGEFYSVAVTNNYQQADTGTKMIHLGKNTRSTIISKGISAGFSDNSYRGLVKIGKKAQNAHNFSQCDSLLMGDKCGAHTFPYLEVENNSAKVEHEATTSKIGEDQLFYLMQRGLSEEDAVNMIVNGYCKEVFNELPMEFAVEAQKLLAISLEGSVG; encoded by the coding sequence ATGAGCGATTCCATGCAGACGCTCGAAGAGCATACCAGAAGCGACTACAAATACGGCTTCACCAGCAATATCGACTCCGATACCTTTCCGAAAGGGCTCAGCGAGGATGTGGTGCGCGCCATTTCCGCTAAGAAGAACGAACCGGAATGGCTCACCGAATGGCGCCTCAAGGCCTACCGCCACTGGCTGGGCATGAAAGAGCCCAAATGGCCCAATGTCAAGTACCCTCCGATCGATTACCAGGACATCATCTACTATTCCGCGCCCAAGCCCAAGAAGAAGCTGAACAGCCTGGATGAGGTGGACCCGGAACTGCTGGACACCTTCAACAAGCTGGGCATCCCCCTGGATGAGCAGAAGTTGCTTGCCGGCGTGGCAGTCGATGCCGTCATCGACAGTGTTTCGGTCAAAACGACGTATAAGGAAAAACTGGCGGAACTGGGCATCATCTTCTGCTCCTTCAGCGAAGCGGTGAAAGACCATCCGGAACTGGTGAAGAAGTACGTTGGCTCGGTCGTTCCTTACACCGACAACTACTTTGCCGCCCTCAACTCGGCAGTTTTCAGCGACGGTTCCTTTGTCTACATCCCCAAAGGCGTGCGCTGCCCAATGGAATTATCCACCTACTTCCGCATCAACGAGCGCAATACCGGGCAGTTCGAGCGCACCCTGATCGTCGCCGAAGAGGGCAGCCACGTGAGCTACCTGGAAGGCTGCACGGCCCCCATGCGGGACGAAAACCAGCTCCACGCCGCCGTAGTCGAACTGGTGACGATGGATAACGCTACCATTAAATATTCCACGGTACAGAACTGGTACCCCGGCGATAAGGAGGGCAAAGGCGGCATCTACAACTTCGTTACCAAACGCGGCTTGTGCAAAGGCTACAACTCCAAAATCACCTGGACCCAGGTGGAAACCGGCTCGGCCATCACCTGGAAATACCCCAGCTGCGTGCTGATGGGCGACAACTCGGTCGGCGAGTTCTACTCGGTAGCCGTGACCAACAACTACCAGCAGGCGGACACCGGCACCAAGATGATCCACCTGGGCAAGAATACCCGAAGCACCATCATATCCAAAGGCATCTCCGCCGGTTTCTCCGACAACTCCTACCGGGGGCTGGTCAAGATCGGCAAGAAGGCTCAAAACGCCCACAACTTCTCTCAGTGCGATTCCCTGCTCATGGGGGATAAGTGCGGCGCCCATACCTTCCCCTACCTGGAGGTCGAAAACAACTCGGCGAAGGTAGAGCACGAAGCCACCACCTCCAAGATCGGCGAAGACCAGCTGTTCTACCTCATGCAGCGCGGCCTCAGCGAGGAAGACGCCGTCAACATGATCGTGAACGGCTACTGCAAGGAAGTCTTCAACGAGCTGCCGATGGAGTTTGCCGTGGAAGCGCAGAAACTGCTGGCGATCAGCCTGGAGGGTAGCGTGGGATAA
- a CDS encoding AAA family ATPase yields the protein MLQRAKGLKAQQQEVLYVSLDDLYFTENKLVPLAKKFGQLGGKYLFVDEVHKYPGWARELKNIYDSYPDLIVAFSGSSILEIFKQDVDLSRRALIYELPGLSFREFLAFAGIADFQPVPLVDILSEHRDIALGIAGNIKPLQHFKTYLQSGYYPFFIEENRDYALTLEQIVHLVVETDLRFMKGYDPSYSRKMLQLLRVIAGTAPFKPNISKLSERIGINRATLLNYLRYLEKARLIALLHLPEKSISVLQKPDKIFLNNPNLYYVLNPANISVGSMRETFFQSQLNVVAEVSLHPKTDFLVVCDNQQYAFEVGGSNKKTAQIQHLDNAFLALDGIETGFSNQIPLWLFGFLY from the coding sequence TTGCTGCAACGGGCAAAAGGACTGAAAGCACAGCAGCAGGAAGTACTTTATGTTTCTCTAGACGACTTATACTTTACTGAAAATAAGCTGGTTCCTCTGGCTAAAAAATTTGGACAATTAGGCGGGAAATACCTCTTCGTAGATGAAGTCCATAAATATCCCGGCTGGGCAAGGGAATTGAAAAATATTTATGACAGTTACCCTGACTTAATTGTTGCTTTTTCCGGTTCTTCCATTTTGGAAATATTCAAACAAGATGTAGACCTAAGCCGGCGAGCTTTAATTTACGAGTTGCCAGGCTTGTCTTTTCGGGAGTTTCTCGCTTTTGCCGGAATTGCTGATTTTCAACCCGTACCATTAGTTGATATTTTGTCGGAACACCGGGATATTGCTTTGGGCATAGCCGGCAACATAAAACCCCTGCAACATTTTAAAACCTACTTACAGTCCGGTTACTATCCCTTTTTTATAGAAGAGAACCGGGATTATGCCCTAACGCTGGAACAAATTGTCCACCTGGTAGTAGAAACCGATTTGCGTTTCATGAAGGGCTACGACCCTTCTTACAGCCGCAAGATGCTGCAGTTGCTGAGGGTAATTGCCGGGACTGCCCCTTTCAAACCCAATATCAGCAAACTGAGCGAGCGCATTGGCATCAACCGTGCCACCCTGCTCAATTACTTACGGTATCTGGAAAAGGCAAGGCTCATCGCATTGTTGCACCTGCCGGAAAAGTCAATTAGCGTATTGCAAAAGCCAGATAAGATTTTCCTGAATAACCCCAACCTGTACTATGTGCTCAATCCGGCTAACATTTCTGTCGGAAGCATGCGGGAAACATTCTTTCAAAGCCAGTTAAACGTAGTAGCGGAAGTGAGCCTGCACCCGAAAACGGACTTTCTGGTTGTTTGCGACAACCAGCAATATGCTTTTGAGGTTGGAGGCAGCAACAAAAAAACGGCCCAAATCCAGCATCTGGATAATGCTTTTCTCGCTTTAGACGGCATTGAAACCGGCTTCTCCAATCAAATCCCGCTTTGGCTATTTGGCTTTTTGTATTAA